In Stigmatopora nigra isolate UIUO_SnigA chromosome 2, RoL_Snig_1.1, whole genome shotgun sequence, a single window of DNA contains:
- the tmtc3 gene encoding protein O-mannosyl-transferase TMTC3: MAAVSWKEVLLLTTLVVACYWNSLSCGFVFDDVSAILDNKDLRPTTPLRNLFLNDFWGTPMVEERSHKSYRPLTVLTFRLNYLMSELSPSSYHLFNIVLHVAACLLFLHVCRLFLDHTSGLMAALLFAVHPIHTEAVTGVVGRAELLSSIFLLAAFLAYTKSTSANHSIVWSPIALTVVLVAAATLCKEQGITVVGICCVYEVFVAQGFTLPVLLNTLRQALRGKGTFPYGVLQMLLKLIVLVISTLLLVIVRVQVIQSQLPVFTRFDNPAAVSPTPTRQLTFNYLLPVNAWLLLNPSELCCDWTMGTIPLVESALDQRNLATLVFYVLLGLLAYRSITCSHSSAKTVIMALSLIVLPFIPASNLFFPVGFVVAERVLYVPSMGFCVLVAHGFKMVSNKGYLRKMSWLMIGVLLTTHAVKTFNRNWDWESEYTLFMSALKVNKNNAKLWNNVGHALENQNNYAKALRYFLQATSVQPDDIGAHMNVGRTYKNLNKSKEAEDAYLVAKSLMPQIIPGKKYATRVAPNHLNVYINLANLIRSDESRLEEADQLYRQAISMRPDFKQAYISRGELLLKMNKLTEARDAYLRALELDRSNADLWYNLAIVHIEMKEPSEALRTFEQALQLSPRHKLALFNSALLMQESGDSKFWPEANRRFLAYIEEEPNDANGYFNLGMLAMDAEENAAAERWMHKAIALQTGFRSALFNLALLYSQSRRELDALPVLDELLRHHPEHIKGLILKGDILMNHKKDTAGAKACFQKILKMDPGNVQGKHNLCVVYFEERDLPRAERCLEETLKLAPHEEYVRRHLNIVRGKIAAMSAAGQPLVEEKPKMEEEEARPSTHVEKDARKSPRKIDLPELDGAQPHRRTAVKSSEQTNEMEQKRAAALKRLEEIERILSGD, encoded by the exons ATGGCTGCCGTTTCGTGGAAAGAGGTGCTGCTGCTGACCACCTTGGTTGTAGCATGTTACTGGAACAGCCTCTCTTGCGGATTCGTTTTTGACGATGTCTCGGCCATTCTCGATAACAAAGACCTGCGGCCCACCACACCGCTGAGAAACCTCTTCCTCAATGACTTTTGGGGTACACCAATGGTAGAG gaacGAAGCCATAAGTCTTACCGTCCGCTGACAGTACTGACTTTCCGTCTCAACTATCTCATGAGTGAGCTCAGCCCATCCTCCTACCACCTTTTCAACATAGTATTGCACGTGGCCGCCTGCCTGCTTTTCTTGCATGTGTGCCGCCTCTTTCTGGACCACACTTCTGGCCTGATGGCAGCATTGCTCTTTGCAGTTCACCCCATCCACACAGAGGCT GTTACTGGTGTTGTTGGAAGAGCTGAACTTTTGTCATCCATCTTCCTTCTGGCTGCTTTCCTAGCCTATACCAAATCCACAAGTGCCAACCATTCTATAG TGTGGTCTCCCATTGCTTTGACCGTTGTGCTTGTGGCAGCAGCAACATTGTGCAAAGAGCAAGGAATCACTGTTGTTGGCATTTGCTGCGTATATGAGGTGTTTGTGGCGCAAGGG TTCACTCTTCCCGTGCTGCTGAACACACTACGGCAAGCTTTGCGTGGAAAGGGCACCTTCCCATACGGCGTCCTCCAAATGCTACTAAAGCTCATTGTGTTGGTCATCAGCACACTGCTGCTTGTCATTGTGCGTGTCCAGGTCATCCAGTCACAGTTGCCAGTATTTACCAG ATTTGACAACCCAGCGGCCGTCAGCCCTACACCAACCCGCCAACTGACTTTCAACTACTTGCTTCCCGTCAATGCGTGGCTGCTACTTAATCCGTCTGAGTTGTGCTGCGATTGGACGATGGGGACAATTCCCTTGGTGGAATCTGCCCTGGACCAACGTAACCTGGCCACGCTGGTTTTCTACGTCCTTTTGGGCCTGCTGGCATACCGCAGCATCACATGCTCGCACAGCTCAGCTAAGACAGTAATCATG GCTTTGTCCTTGATTGTCCTCCCTTTTATTCCTGCATCCAACCTCTTCTTCCCTGTTGGGTTCGTTGTAGCTGAGAGGGTCCTCTATGTCCCTAGCATGGGCTTCTGCGTACTGGTTGCACACGGATTCAAGATGGTTTCGAACAAAGG GTACTTGAGGAAGATGTCTTGGTTAATGATTGGCGTGTTGCTGACCACACATGCTGTCAAGACGTTTAACAGAAATTGGGATTGGGAGTCAGAATATACATTGTTCATGTCGGCTCTCAAG GTGAACAAAAACAATGCCAAGCTGTGGAACAACGTTGGCCACGCGTTGGAGAACCAGAACAATTATGCCAAAGCGCTACGCTATTTTCTACAGGCCACCTCAGTTCAGCCag ATGACATCGGGGCTCATATGAATGTGGGGAGAACCTACAAGAACCTGAACAAGTCTAAAGAAGCTGAAGATGCCTATCTCGTCGCCAAATCCCTCATGCCTCAG ATCATTCCTGGGAAAAAGTATGCGACGCGTGTGGCTCCGAACCATCTCAATGTTTACATCAACTTGGCCAATCTTATCCGCTCCGACGAATCCCGGCTGGAGGAAGCCGACCAACTCTATCGACAGGCCATCAGTATGAGACCCGACTTTAAGCAGGCGTACATCAGCAG AGGGGAGCTGCTTTTGAAGATGAACAAATTAACGGAGGCGCGCGATGCTTACCTTCGAGCGCTGGAGTTGGACCGCTCTAATGCAGACCTGTGGTACAACCTGGCCATCGTGCACATAGAGATGAAGGAGCCGTCCGAGGCGCTACGCACTTTTGAACAGGCATTACAGCTCAGCCCACGTCACAAGCTGGCACTCTTCAACTCTGCCCTGCTCATGCAGGAGTCAG GCGACTCCAAATTCTGGCCCGAGGCAAACCGCCGCTTCTTGGCTTACATAGAGGAAGAGCCGAATGACGCAAACGGTTATTTCAACCTGGGCATGCTGGCCATGGACGCCGAGGAGAACGCGGCGGCCGAGCGGTGGATGCACAAGGCCATCGCCCTACAGACAGGCTTCCGATCGGCGCTCTTTAACCTGGCGCTACTTTATTCGCAATCGCGCCGGGAACTGGACGCTTTGCCTGTGCTGGACGAACTACTTCGCCACCACCCGGAGCACATTAAGGGCCTCATCCTTAAGGGTGACATCCTGATGAACCACAAGAAGGACACTGCTGGCGCCAAGGCCTGCTTccaaaaaatcttgaaaatggACCCTGGCAATGTCCAGGGTAAGCACAATCTTTGTGTGGTCTACTTCGAGGAGCGGGACCTGCCGCGAGCCGAGCGTTGCCTAGAAGAGACTCTCAAGTTGGCACCGCACGAGGAGTACGTGCGGCGGCATCTCAATATTGTCAGGGGTAAAATAGCGGCGATGAGCGCGGCCGGACAGCCCTTAGTGGAGGAGAAGCCAaaaatggaggaggaggaggcaagGCCGAGTACACAtgttgaaaaagatgcgaggaAATCTCCAAGAAAAATAGACCTGCCTGAGCTGGATGGCGCCCAGCCCCATAGACGGACTGCGGTCAAGTCCTCCGAGCAGACGAACGAAATGGAGCAAAAGAGAGCCGCTGCCTTGAAGAGGCTCGAAGAGATTGAGCGAATTTTAAGTGGTGATtga